One window of Cellulomonas shaoxiangyii genomic DNA carries:
- a CDS encoding glycosyltransferase family 4 protein: MALDATPMLGARTGIGTYVERLVHELADDASVELTVTAFSGRARRPADLPAAVAFRASRVPARVLRAAWLRGDVPPVELLAGRGDVFHGTNFVLPPGSGAGVLTVHDLTYLRYPELVAPASRAYATLVPRGLRRARLVLTPSQAVAAEVVEAYGIAAERVRVTPLGVAADWHHAVPLPLTRRRELGVDERNVVFLGTREPRKNLATLLAAHAAHRAGGGSLQLVLVGAAGWGAELGARDGVRVLGHLSSTDVRGLVAGARALAMPSVYEGFGLPVLEAAAAGTEVLCSDLPVLREVGGTSPTYLPVRDVDAWRAALDTCETARPDAELVAAARARAAGFTWGRCAGLTAAAYRDATAA; this comes from the coding sequence GTGGCCCTCGACGCCACGCCGATGCTCGGCGCCCGTACCGGCATCGGGACGTACGTCGAGCGGCTCGTGCACGAGCTGGCCGACGACGCATCGGTCGAGCTGACCGTCACGGCCTTCTCCGGGCGGGCACGCCGACCGGCGGACCTCCCGGCGGCGGTGGCGTTCCGCGCCTCGCGGGTCCCCGCGCGCGTGCTGCGGGCCGCGTGGCTACGTGGTGACGTGCCGCCCGTGGAGCTCCTCGCAGGCCGGGGTGACGTGTTCCACGGGACCAACTTCGTGCTGCCCCCGGGTTCCGGCGCCGGCGTCCTCACGGTCCACGACCTCACGTACCTGCGCTACCCGGAGCTCGTCGCGCCGGCGTCCCGCGCGTACGCGACGCTCGTGCCGCGAGGGCTACGCCGCGCGCGTCTGGTCCTCACGCCGTCGCAGGCGGTGGCCGCCGAGGTGGTGGAGGCCTACGGCATCGCGGCCGAGCGCGTCCGTGTGACGCCCCTCGGGGTGGCGGCCGACTGGCACCACGCGGTGCCACTGCCCCTCACCCGGCGGCGCGAGCTCGGCGTCGACGAGCGCAACGTCGTGTTCCTCGGGACGCGCGAGCCGCGCAAGAACCTCGCGACGCTCCTGGCGGCCCACGCGGCGCACCGCGCCGGCGGTGGGTCCCTGCAGCTCGTGCTGGTCGGCGCCGCGGGGTGGGGTGCAGAACTCGGCGCCCGGGACGGCGTGCGGGTCCTGGGCCACCTGTCGTCGACGGACGTCCGGGGTCTGGTCGCGGGGGCCCGCGCGCTCGCCATGCCGTCGGTCTACGAGGGGTTCGGTCTGCCGGTGCTCGAGGCGGCCGCCGCCGGCACCGAGGTGCTGTGCTCCGACCTGCCGGTGCTGCGCGAGGTCGGCGGCACGTCCCCCACCTACCTGCCGGTCCGCGACGTCGATGCGTGGCGTGCCGCGCTCGACACGTGCGAGACGGCACGGCCGGACGCGGAGCTGGTGGCCGCGGCGCGCGCGCGTGCGGCCGGGTTCACGTGGGGCCGGTGCGCCGGTCTGACGGCGGCGGCCTACCGCGACGCGACCGCTGCGTAG